One Anolis carolinensis isolate JA03-04 chromosome 5, rAnoCar3.1.pri, whole genome shotgun sequence DNA segment encodes these proteins:
- the usp53 gene encoding inactive ubiquitin carboxyl-terminal hydrolase 53: MAWVKFLRKPGGNLGKVYQPGSVMSLAPTKGLLNEPGQNSCFLNSAVQVLWQLDIFRRSLRGLTGHVCQGDACIFCALKTIFTQFQHSREKALPSNNMRHALAESFKDEQRFQLGFMDDAAECFENILERIHYHIVPSSETDMCTSKSCITHQKFAMTLYEQCVCRSCGASSDPLPFTEFVRYISTTALCNEVDRMFERHERLKPEMFAELLQAANTTDDFRNCPSNCGQKIKIRRVLMNCPEIVTIGLVWDSEHSDLTEDVIRNLATQLYLPGLFYRVTDERAKNSELFLVGMICYASKHYCAFAFHTKSCKWVLFDDANVKEVGTKWKDVVSKCIRCHFQPLLLFYANPDGTPVSTEDAPRQIIHWSHYKASAGNGEESGFEKTTFPKSDHTKENGFEESVIQKNTKKIQPEHSSLNRNHVQYGGVRGSGKLGHSEHREKAKDISRECAQKVAEMKNISSSFRKDVDRGSKRESGKQKDVQTHFKPGSPPSGNGFRPHSNERLYNSQGRGPYKHEKVHNQIRPTAQVLGSSKTDGFTDGEKMSRMKSDSVTGYETDSSQDSKDKGSVSSSKSRSRGWKPMRETLNVDSIFSESEKKEHSSKTKLNANSRPKHEKEISSNNWPKENASQKALMTIYEDETKQTGNRNSFDSEGKENAEKSKGFTERKVHIDSWQIQRTESGYESSDHISNASANLDSPIIEGTSPVDNAVPKENTSYSDQNLSVRYSGCVLQSTSQQNKNSLDGLKKDQANTHINYRPHNASSLSHLQMHSPPLKRTGIPDCNKKFFPLTLQSTLKDHSEKGTKNSVLSEQNNGRWPKDHVLDETTMPVHSVESLASSYNGENPTMAERILNKESLSSQSQLSQTRTMRSKPALAFFLQQNISKPSYSESVPSVEHKIPLYGSKTDDTAEAIYQNLPPPLPPKKYTLTSLHGLEQDSTIDPKVTEVPCTNPSNIERHLASVPSKATPEANSFADEERVKASFHGNESSKTDFPTSLSGNDLWALSSHPTNKGTCLMGTRASSLDANANDIVSLTTYFSVDNCMTDTYRLKYHQRPKLYFVDSSVLSKETSAVHLNPSYHSTCESDYPTPEQRHKPSIGNMYCNR, encoded by the exons GTTTTATGGCAACTTGACATATTCCGACGAAGTTTAAGAGGACTAACGGGACATGTTTGTCAGGGTGATGCCTGTATATTTTGTGCTCTAAAG ACCATATTTACACAATTCCAACACAGTCGAGAAAAAGCACTCCCGTCTAATAACATGAGGCATGCCTTAGCGGAAAGCTTTAAAGATGAGCAACGATTTCAACTTGGCTTTATGGATGATGCAGCAGAATGTTTT GAAaatattcttgaaaggattcactaCCACATAGTGCCAAGCAGTGAAACGGATATGTGCACTTCTAAATCCTGCATTACTCATCAGAAGTTTGCTATGACATTATATGAACAG tGTGTATGTCGCAGCTGCGGGGCATCTTCGGATCCTTTGCCTTTTACAGAATTTGTGCGTTATATTTCAACTACAGCCTTGTG CAATGAAGTAGATAGAATGTTTGAAAGGCATGAACGCCTCAAGCCTGAAATGTTTGCAGAACTGCTCCAAGCTGCAAACACTACAGATGATTTCAGGAATTGCCCT AGCAACTGTggccaaaaaataaaaatccGCCGTGTTCTGATGAATTGTCCTGAAATTGTCACAATTGGTCTAGTTTGGGATTCAGAACATTCTGACCTGACCGAAGATGTTATCCGAAACCTGGCAACACAACTCTATCTTCCAGGG ctgttttataGGGTTACCGATGAACGTGCCAAAAATAGTGAGCTTTTTCTTGTTGGGATGATTTGCTATGCAAGCAAACATTACTGtgcctttgcttttcataccaaGAGTTGCAAATGGGTGTTATTTGATGATGCTAATGTGAAAGAG GTTGGAACAAAATGGAAGGATGTGGTGTCCAAGTGCATTCGGTGCCACTTTCAGCCACTGCTGTTATTTTATGCAAACCCGGATGGTACACCGGTGTCAACAGAAGATGCACCTAGACAGATAATTCACTGGTCACATTATAAAGCCTCTGCAGGAAATGGAGAAGAATCTG GATTTGAAAAGACTACTTTTCCAAAATCAGACCATACAAAAGAGAATGGATTTGAAGAATCTGTTATTcagaaaaacactaaaaaaattcagCCAGAACACTCATCTCTTAATCGGAATCATGTTCAATATGGTGGTGTCAGAGGATCAG GGAAATTAGGGCATAGCGAGCACAGGGAAAAGGCAAAGGACATTTCCAGAGAGTGTGCTCAGAAGGTTGCTGAGATGAAAAATATCTCATCCTCTTTCAGAAAGGATGTGGACAGAGGATCAAAGAGGGAATCAGGGAAACAGAAAG ACGTGCAAACTCATTTTAAACCAGGATCACCTCCTTCTGGAAATGGATTTAGACCACATTCCAATGAACGTCTATATAACAGTCAGGGCAGAGGACCATACAAACATGAAAAGGTTCACAACCAAATCAGACCCACTGCACAGGTGTTGGGATCCAGTAAAACAGATGGCTTTACTGACGGAGAGAAGATGAGTCGAATGAAGTCTGATAGTGTCACCGGTTATGAAACGGATAGTAGCCAGGACTCCAAAGACAAAGGAAGTGTCAGCAGCAGCAAAAGTCGAAGTAGAGGGTGGAAGCCCATGCGAGAGACACTGAATGTAGATAGCATCTTTAGTGAATCTGAGAAAAAAGAGCATAGCTCAAAGacaaaattaaatgcaaataGCAGACCTAAACATGAAAAAGAGATAAGTTCAAACAACTGGCCTAAAGAAAATGCAAGTCAAAAAGCCCTTATGACTATTTATGAGGATGAAACAAAGCAGACAGGGAATCGGAATTCCTTTGATtcagaagggaaagaaaatgcagaaaaaagCAAAGGATTTACAGAGAGAAAAGTTCATATAGACAGTTGGCAGATACAACGGACTGAGTCTGGTTATGAAAGCAGTGATCATATCAGCAATGCATCTGCCAATTTGGATTCGCCTATCATTGAAGGAACCAGCCCAGTTGATAACGCAGTTCCTAAAGAAAACACTTCTTACAG TGACCAGAATCTTTCTGTCAGATATTCTGGGTGTGTCTTGCAGTCTACCTCCCAGCAGAACAAAAATTCTTTGGATG GTTTAAAGAAAGATCAAGCCAATACCCATATTAACTACAGACCTCATAATGCATCTTCGCTGTCTCATCTACAGATGCACAGTCCACCATTGAAAAg GACTGGCATACCTGATTGCAATAAGAAGTTTTTTCCTTTAACACTTCAGAGCACTTTAAAAGACCACAGTGAGAAAGGAACAAAGAACAGTGTATTGAGTGAGCAAAATAATGGACGATGGCCTAAAGACCATGTACTTGATGAAACAACCATGCCAGTGCACAGTGTTGAGAGTTTGGCAAGTTCTTACAATGGGGAGAACCCAACCATGGCTGAAAGAATTCTGAACAAGGAATCTCTCTCCTCCCAGTCACAGTTGTCCCAAACACGGACAATGAGATCCAAGCCGGCTCTTGCATTTTTTTTGCAACAGAATATATCCAAACCTTCCTATAGTGAATCAGTTCCATCGGTTGAGCATAAAATTCCTTTGTATGGAAGCAAGACTGATGATACAGCAGAAGCAATTTACCAaaatcttcctcctcctttgccaCCAAAGAAATATACTCTGACTAGTTTGCATGGATTAGAACAAGACTCCACTATAGACCCAAAAGTAACAGAAGTACCATGCACAAATCCTTCAAATATTGAAAGGCATCTTGCAAGTGTTCCTTCAAAAGCTACGCCAGAAGCAAATTCATTTGCAGATGAAGAAAGAGTTAAAGCATCATTTCATGGCAATGAGTCCTCAAAGACAGATTTTCCAACAAGTTTATCAGGAAATGACTTGTGGGCTCTTTCTAGTCATCCTACAAACAAGGGGACTTGTCTTATGGGAACTCGTGCTAGCTCACTGGATGCAAACGCAAATGATATTGTATCTCTTACGACTTACTTTTCAGTTGATAATTGTATGACTGATACATATAGGCTAAAATACCACCAGAGACCTAAGCTGTATTTTGTAGACAGTAGTGTGTTAAGCAAAGAGACATCTGCCGTGCATCTGAATCCTTCATACCACAGTACATGTGAATCAGATTATCCCACGCCTGAGCAAAGACATAAACCTAGCATTGGAAATATGTATTGCAATAGGTAA